A region from the Microbacterium sp. NC79 genome encodes:
- a CDS encoding SDR family NAD(P)-dependent oxidoreductase, protein MIDNEVSTPRNVIVTGGALGIGGGISRRFANDGDNVLLVDINNDAATQTAEAIVSAGGTCAPLIADVTTAEGVATVAAFVDAAWGGRVDVLVNNVGDFRPAKPVFVKSTPEMWEQLYRINLWHVLAMTHEFAPRMITHGTGNIINVSTVEAFRGIPGHAAYSAYKAGVSAFTKSMAVELSPNGIRVNAIAPDLTDTPQTSHDAMLNGRDPELIPSWIPLGRFGQAGDHADVVAFLASNDSRFVTGVTIPVDGGTLAASGWHGKARSRGWTNMPDGA, encoded by the coding sequence ATGATCGACAACGAAGTCTCCACTCCCCGCAACGTCATCGTCACCGGTGGCGCCCTCGGAATTGGTGGCGGCATCAGCCGCCGATTCGCAAACGACGGTGACAACGTTCTGCTGGTAGACATCAATAATGATGCCGCGACCCAGACCGCCGAGGCCATCGTCTCAGCTGGCGGAACCTGCGCGCCACTGATTGCCGATGTCACGACCGCAGAGGGCGTGGCAACCGTCGCTGCCTTCGTCGACGCAGCGTGGGGCGGCCGCGTTGATGTGCTCGTCAACAACGTGGGAGATTTCCGTCCGGCCAAGCCCGTCTTCGTGAAGTCCACCCCCGAGATGTGGGAGCAGCTGTACCGCATCAACCTTTGGCACGTGCTGGCGATGACGCACGAATTTGCGCCACGCATGATCACGCACGGCACCGGAAACATCATCAACGTCTCCACCGTCGAAGCCTTCCGCGGGATTCCGGGTCACGCCGCCTACTCGGCGTACAAGGCCGGCGTTTCTGCCTTCACCAAGAGCATGGCGGTCGAGCTCAGCCCCAACGGCATCCGCGTGAACGCCATCGCCCCTGACCTCACCGATACCCCGCAAACCTCGCACGACGCGATGCTGAACGGCCGCGACCCCGAGCTGATCCCCTCCTGGATTCCGCTCGGCCGTTTCGGCCAGGCAGGCGACCACGCCGACGTCGTCGCGTTCCTCGCCTCCAACGATTCCCGCTTCGTCACGGGCGTCACGATCCCGGTCGATGGCGGAACCTTGGCCGCAAGCGGTTGGCACGGCAAGGCGCGCTCACGCGGCTGGACCAACATGCCCGACGGCGCCTAA
- a CDS encoding ABC transporter ATP-binding protein, whose amino-acid sequence MSEVLLDVQNLKTGYGDLTVVRDVSLTVRSGEITVLLGRNGAGKTTTLRAITGLNKVQGGSVTYLGQSIADVPAHKRVAEGLSYVQEGKRVFHELTIEQNLLLGGFSTKQKKRALMPKVEEIYEFFPILGEKRSLTAASMSGGQQQMLAIGQALMANPKLLILDEPSQGLAPVIVKEVMDRVHSLKATGLGILLIEQAVQDSVAIADEVAVIDMGKNVISGKAADITVEDLQAAYFGVQSH is encoded by the coding sequence ATGTCTGAAGTTCTTCTTGACGTCCAGAACCTGAAGACCGGCTACGGCGACCTGACGGTTGTTCGCGACGTGTCGCTCACGGTTCGTTCGGGTGAGATCACAGTTCTGCTTGGCCGTAACGGTGCTGGCAAAACGACCACACTGCGAGCCATCACCGGCCTCAACAAGGTGCAGGGCGGTTCCGTCACGTACCTCGGCCAGTCGATTGCCGACGTGCCCGCGCACAAGCGTGTGGCCGAGGGCCTGTCGTACGTGCAGGAAGGCAAGCGCGTCTTCCACGAGCTCACGATCGAACAGAACCTGCTGCTCGGTGGCTTCTCGACGAAGCAGAAGAAGCGTGCGCTGATGCCGAAGGTGGAGGAGATCTACGAGTTCTTCCCGATCCTCGGTGAGAAGCGGTCGCTGACGGCTGCCAGCATGTCGGGTGGTCAGCAGCAGATGCTGGCGATCGGACAGGCGCTGATGGCAAACCCGAAGCTGCTGATTCTTGACGAGCCGAGCCAGGGTCTGGCGCCGGTCATCGTCAAAGAGGTCATGGATCGCGTGCATTCGCTGAAGGCCACTGGCCTCGGCATCCTGCTCATCGAGCAGGCCGTGCAGGACTCTGTTGCGATCGCCGACGAAGTCGCGGTCATCGACATGGGCAAGAACGTGATTTCGGGCAAGGCTGCCGACATCACGGTCGAAGACCTGCAGGCTGCGTACTTCGGCGTGCAGTCTCACTAA
- a CDS encoding ATP-binding cassette domain-containing protein, with the protein MAALWLKFRALPGFIVPLILGIALIFVPYMGLGYAVTRQVQLTILLALIVTGLNLSLGYAGELAMGQVAMYAGGAYTAGLMSKAGVTDIFLQLLAGAAVALLIGLISGIPGLRLGGWSLAMTSFFLILLIPDVLSIFKESTGGRNGMTVVPATFFGGPLDPATYYILLCVIAILWFAVMRNIIVSRNGLALQVLKRSPVLASSMGISVFSMKLSAYALGAIPAGVAGVLFANLDGYISPEAFAFSFAMTVLAASIFGGSASVYGAAIGAAVLQFGLNQASNLGGWNIIITGAFLVFGGVVFTGGLAGLGRSLVRKIDNWAANKTGTVKRALTTDSSSAASVEIEKLNGAPLVVTDVSKAFGGNKALSNVSVDAQPGKVTAIIGPNGSGKTTLLNMISGFYKTDSGAISLDQDQIAGLPSFKVSRAGVSRTFQTPHIPEKLTVFEAVEAGRIGSDRVSIAGAIFRTPKFLKVRKNDRIETDRALALVGLAEQRDMEADALPLGQRRLLEVARALVANPRVLLLDETASGLDEDELEVLEALIRRLRDAGLTIVLVEHNFQLVLRLADSIYVLAQGKVMAHGTSEEIENNPRVKEEYLGIAAEVDVTSGESDV; encoded by the coding sequence ATGGCTGCACTGTGGCTTAAATTCCGCGCCCTTCCGGGCTTCATCGTTCCGCTCATCCTCGGCATCGCACTCATTTTCGTGCCGTACATGGGCCTCGGCTATGCCGTGACACGTCAGGTTCAGCTGACGATCCTGCTTGCGCTCATCGTGACAGGCCTCAACCTCAGCCTCGGTTATGCAGGCGAGCTGGCCATGGGTCAGGTGGCTATGTATGCCGGTGGTGCCTACACCGCCGGTCTCATGAGTAAGGCGGGTGTCACTGACATCTTCCTGCAGCTGCTGGCTGGTGCCGCTGTTGCACTGCTGATCGGTTTGATCTCCGGTATCCCCGGCCTCCGCCTTGGCGGTTGGTCGCTCGCGATGACGTCGTTCTTCCTGATCCTGCTGATTCCCGACGTGCTGTCGATCTTCAAGGAAAGCACCGGCGGCCGTAACGGCATGACCGTGGTTCCTGCGACCTTCTTCGGCGGCCCGCTCGACCCGGCAACGTACTACATCCTGCTTTGTGTGATTGCGATCCTGTGGTTCGCCGTGATGCGCAACATCATTGTTTCGCGCAACGGTCTCGCACTGCAGGTGCTCAAGCGCAGCCCCGTGCTCGCCTCATCGATGGGTATCTCGGTCTTCAGCATGAAGCTGTCGGCCTACGCACTCGGTGCGATCCCTGCCGGTGTTGCCGGTGTGCTGTTTGCCAACCTTGACGGCTACATCTCACCCGAGGCGTTCGCGTTCTCCTTCGCCATGACCGTTCTTGCGGCTTCCATCTTCGGTGGTTCCGCTTCGGTATATGGTGCGGCGATCGGCGCAGCGGTACTGCAGTTCGGCCTGAACCAGGCGTCCAACCTCGGTGGCTGGAACATCATCATCACGGGTGCATTCCTGGTGTTCGGTGGTGTGGTCTTCACCGGTGGCCTCGCTGGCCTCGGTCGCAGCCTCGTCAGGAAGATTGACAACTGGGCTGCTAATAAGACCGGAACCGTGAAGCGTGCGTTGACGACGGACTCGTCGTCGGCCGCAAGCGTCGAGATCGAAAAGCTCAATGGTGCACCGCTCGTTGTCACGGATGTCTCGAAGGCGTTCGGCGGAAACAAAGCGCTGTCCAACGTGTCTGTCGACGCTCAGCCTGGCAAGGTGACGGCCATCATCGGTCCGAACGGTTCAGGTAAGACCACGCTGCTGAACATGATCTCGGGCTTCTACAAGACCGACTCGGGCGCGATCAGCCTCGACCAGGACCAGATTGCCGGCCTGCCGTCGTTCAAGGTCTCGCGTGCGGGTGTCTCGCGTACGTTCCAGACGCCGCACATTCCGGAGAAGCTCACGGTTTTCGAGGCGGTGGAAGCAGGCCGTATCGGCTCTGACCGCGTTTCGATTGCCGGTGCGATCTTCCGTACCCCGAAGTTCCTGAAGGTACGCAAGAACGACCGGATTGAGACTGACCGTGCGCTTGCGCTCGTCGGCCTCGCAGAACAGCGCGACATGGAAGCCGACGCACTGCCCCTTGGCCAGCGTCGTCTGCTCGAGGTCGCACGCGCCCTGGTCGCCAACCCTCGCGTTCTGCTCCTCGATGAGACCGCTTCTGGTCTTGACGAGGACGAGCTTGAGGTGCTGGAAGCCCTGATTCGTCGCTTGCGCGACGCGGGCCTCACGATCGTGCTCGTGGAGCACAACTTCCAGCTGGTGCTGCGTCTGGCCGACTCGATCTACGTGCTCGCACAGGGCAAGGTCATGGCACACGGAACCTCGGAAGAGATTGAGAACAACCCGCGCGTCAAGGAGGAATACCTTGGTATCGCAGCGGAGGTTGACGTCACGAGTGGAGAAAGCGATGTCTGA
- a CDS encoding branched-chain amino acid ABC transporter permease, protein MTIIFSGLALGAIYALVAIGYNIVFLSQKTFNFAQATLMMFGAFLAYLGIAVWGLPWWLVGIGAAIIVGLIAALEERVAVRPVKDMHNLLVTTLGASFVIEGVAQLIWGGEPHAVPFFLGNKPLEIAGGAVLPVEIAIVVVVVLLVVALTQFSKRSMVGIALLGMSEDREAAVLRGVNVRRFAFLAFVATGMIAGFLGVIVGPKTYAVATLGASLALKGFVVLAIGGFGSMWGVLVGGAIVGLAEAIAGRYWGADYAAITVFAILVIILMIKPTGLFTRRKERTV, encoded by the coding sequence ATGACAATTATTTTTTCGGGCCTAGCGCTCGGTGCAATCTACGCACTCGTCGCTATTGGCTACAACATCGTCTTCCTTTCCCAGAAGACCTTTAACTTCGCCCAAGCAACACTCATGATGTTCGGTGCCTTCTTGGCATACCTGGGCATCGCGGTGTGGGGCCTTCCCTGGTGGCTCGTTGGCATTGGTGCCGCGATCATCGTCGGTCTGATTGCCGCGCTCGAAGAGCGCGTGGCCGTCCGCCCCGTCAAAGACATGCACAACCTGCTTGTCACCACGCTGGGTGCCTCCTTCGTTATTGAGGGCGTCGCTCAGCTGATCTGGGGCGGCGAGCCCCACGCGGTTCCGTTCTTCCTCGGCAACAAGCCGCTGGAGATCGCAGGCGGCGCTGTCCTGCCCGTCGAAATCGCGATTGTCGTGGTTGTTGTGCTGCTCGTTGTGGCTCTCACGCAGTTCTCGAAGCGCTCCATGGTCGGTATTGCTCTGCTCGGCATGAGTGAAGACCGCGAGGCCGCTGTGCTGCGCGGTGTCAACGTGCGCCGCTTTGCCTTCCTTGCATTCGTCGCGACCGGAATGATCGCTGGCTTCCTCGGCGTTATCGTCGGTCCGAAGACGTACGCGGTGGCCACCCTCGGTGCGTCGCTCGCGCTTAAGGGCTTCGTGGTTCTTGCCATCGGTGGTTTCGGCTCGATGTGGGGTGTTCTCGTCGGTGGCGCCATTGTGGGTCTCGCCGAGGCCATCGCCGGCCGCTACTGGGGTGCTGACTACGCGGCGATCACTGTCTTCGCGATCCTGGTCATCATTCTCATGATCAAGCCGACCGGTTTGTTCACGCGCCGCAAGGAAAGGACGGTCTGA
- a CDS encoding ABC transporter substrate-binding protein gives MHRKKLAASVAALAVATLTFAGCSGNSTSPETSKPSEGGSSSSEPIKVVVFGGVSAEGILANNAATSITAAKASVASVNAAGGIDGRQVEIEVIDDTGDPTVAVTKLKELLASGDKPVAVMNSGPSTVADAMIPILTQNKILSFNIGPTATSADPAQSPYNFDLSPSANDYIKAFVPTMEDKGYEDVAILHGSSAYGELFGKGTSEIFGESGFTVVGNEGYDVAALDMTAQLEALKSKNPDVLVLDAYGAPLGYVLQGIEKLGWDIPIMGNTSVSATTLIATEPPTGVLGTDQVKNLTMQVFTSTKFDKNDAAVNDGVKHMVEAGDIKTSLILAYNLDAMWLVKAAAEKEGSLDAEALVKGITDAQVQKDAGTILIKNYGFTPEKHSPSLGTDEFLFISPGPLVNGQFQ, from the coding sequence ATGCACCGCAAAAAACTCGCCGCATCCGTAGCGGCACTCGCGGTCGCGACGCTCACGTTCGCGGGCTGCTCCGGCAACAGCACCTCACCCGAAACCTCAAAGCCTTCCGAGGGCGGTTCGTCCTCGAGCGAGCCCATCAAGGTTGTCGTTTTCGGTGGTGTTAGCGCTGAAGGCATCCTGGCCAACAACGCTGCGACCTCGATTACGGCAGCGAAGGCATCGGTCGCCAGCGTTAACGCTGCTGGTGGTATCGACGGCCGCCAGGTCGAGATTGAAGTTATTGACGACACCGGTGACCCGACCGTTGCTGTTACCAAGCTCAAGGAACTGCTGGCAAGCGGCGACAAGCCCGTTGCCGTCATGAACTCGGGCCCCTCGACCGTCGCTGACGCGATGATTCCGATCCTCACGCAGAACAAGATTCTGTCGTTCAACATCGGCCCGACGGCAACGTCGGCTGACCCGGCACAGTCGCCCTACAACTTCGACCTCTCGCCTTCGGCCAACGACTACATCAAGGCATTCGTGCCCACGATGGAAGACAAGGGCTACGAAGACGTCGCGATCCTGCACGGCTCGAGCGCGTACGGCGAGCTGTTCGGTAAGGGCACCAGCGAGATCTTCGGTGAGTCCGGCTTCACGGTTGTCGGTAACGAAGGCTACGACGTCGCCGCTCTTGACATGACGGCTCAGCTCGAGGCTCTCAAGTCGAAGAACCCGGACGTCCTCGTTCTTGACGCCTACGGCGCACCGCTCGGCTACGTGCTCCAGGGCATCGAGAAGCTCGGCTGGGACATCCCGATCATGGGCAACACCTCGGTCTCGGCAACGACGCTCATCGCAACGGAGCCCCCGACGGGTGTTCTCGGCACCGACCAGGTTAAGAACCTGACGATGCAGGTCTTCACGTCGACCAAGTTCGACAAGAACGACGCAGCCGTCAACGACGGTGTCAAGCACATGGTTGAGGCAGGCGACATCAAGACCTCGCTCATCCTGGCCTACAACCTCGACGCGATGTGGCTCGTCAAGGCTGCCGCTGAGAAGGAAGGCTCGCTCGACGCTGAGGCCCTCGTTAAGGGAATCACCGACGCGCAGGTGCAGAAGGACGCCGGAACCATCCTGATCAAGAACTACGGCTTCACGCCGGAGAAGCACAGCCCGAGCCTGGGTACGGATGAGTTCCTCTTCATCTCGCCCGGCCCGCTGGTTAACGGCCAGTTCCAGTAA
- a CDS encoding SDR family oxidoreductase, with protein sequence MTHVEPAQDFAQLPGVAVVIGGSGGIGAACVHRLTAGGAHVVATYRSTAPTNLGSADLARLDVTDANAATALFDEIAERHGGIHTVVHAAGPHVPMRYLSTVSPAEFAAQVDGDLVGFYNIVHAAVPHLRTSRGSLTVVSSAGTKRYPVRDGLSAAPKGGVEALARGIAAEEGKYGVRVNSVGPGMLHDGMSAKLQASGDLDQRALDVATANIPMRRYGYASDIAEAVAFLASPRANFITGQKLDVDGGYGI encoded by the coding sequence ATGACCCACGTTGAACCAGCTCAAGATTTCGCTCAGCTTCCCGGCGTTGCCGTCGTGATCGGAGGTTCTGGTGGCATTGGCGCCGCGTGTGTGCACCGCCTGACTGCCGGTGGCGCGCACGTTGTAGCCACCTATCGTTCGACAGCTCCAACCAACCTGGGTTCCGCCGATTTGGCGCGCCTCGACGTCACAGACGCCAATGCTGCTACCGCCCTTTTCGACGAGATTGCGGAGCGTCACGGGGGCATCCACACGGTGGTCCATGCGGCGGGTCCGCACGTTCCGATGAGGTACCTGTCTACTGTGTCGCCTGCGGAGTTCGCGGCGCAAGTTGACGGGGATCTCGTGGGTTTCTACAACATCGTGCACGCGGCCGTTCCGCACCTTCGCACGTCTCGCGGCTCCCTCACCGTCGTGTCATCGGCTGGCACCAAGCGCTACCCCGTGCGCGACGGCCTGTCCGCCGCACCGAAGGGCGGCGTTGAGGCGCTTGCTCGCGGTATCGCCGCAGAAGAAGGCAAGTACGGTGTGCGAGTAAACAGCGTCGGGCCCGGCATGCTGCACGATGGCATGTCAGCCAAACTTCAAGCATCGGGCGACCTCGATCAGCGCGCGTTGGACGTCGCGACGGCGAACATTCCGATGCGGCGATACGGCTATGCCAGCGACATCGCGGAGGCCGTGGCCTTCCTTGCTTCCCCGCGCGCCAACTTCATCACGGGTCAGAAGCTCGACGTCGACGGCGGCTACGGCATCTAA
- a CDS encoding cytochrome P450, with the protein MKFVTTGNFNMMSAEDHARIRPIIVRGFRPARIKATEPRIQAIADELADAIVMNGSTANVVADYSHYVSIRTISAFIGVPPEDIDKFESASVELILLSAVPFEPSRPRLEAALTTVHAYVGSLIERRRAAPQDDFISDLIAIQDAGEKLSQDELIWSIVFILLAGHDTTRSQIASTARMLIDNGLWEQAYTDRTLVARALKESLRIYPAAYRFARVVEEDMTYGDVTFAAGGRVALNLAAAGRDPEVFENPDEVVLDRAAPGFDIGFGYGNHHCIGWALATAEITIGVQTLVDRLQAVTLRSPVEYKVGGTIAGPEKVEIEFQPRTAQ; encoded by the coding sequence ATGAAATTCGTGACCACAGGCAACTTCAATATGATGTCCGCCGAAGATCACGCACGTATTCGCCCCATCATCGTGCGCGGGTTTCGCCCAGCGCGCATCAAAGCGACCGAACCGCGAATCCAGGCCATCGCCGACGAGCTCGCGGACGCCATCGTCATGAATGGCAGTACCGCAAACGTTGTCGCCGACTACTCGCACTATGTTTCGATCCGCACGATCTCTGCCTTCATCGGAGTGCCGCCGGAAGACATTGACAAGTTTGAAAGCGCATCGGTCGAGCTGATCCTACTCAGTGCGGTACCTTTCGAACCATCCCGGCCTCGCCTGGAGGCAGCACTCACAACAGTGCACGCCTACGTCGGCAGTCTTATCGAGCGTCGTCGCGCAGCTCCGCAAGACGACTTCATCAGCGATCTGATCGCCATCCAAGACGCGGGTGAGAAGCTTTCGCAGGACGAGCTCATCTGGTCGATTGTTTTCATTCTGCTCGCGGGGCACGACACGACGCGCTCCCAGATTGCCTCGACCGCTCGCATGCTGATTGACAACGGCTTATGGGAACAGGCCTACACCGACCGCACGTTGGTGGCACGGGCTCTCAAAGAGTCGCTACGGATCTACCCTGCCGCATACCGGTTCGCTCGTGTGGTTGAAGAAGACATGACGTATGGTGACGTCACGTTCGCCGCAGGTGGCCGCGTCGCGCTCAATCTGGCGGCAGCTGGCCGTGATCCCGAGGTCTTTGAAAACCCGGATGAGGTTGTCCTCGACCGCGCCGCTCCAGGCTTCGACATCGGTTTCGGGTACGGCAATCATCACTGCATCGGCTGGGCGCTCGCCACAGCCGAGATCACGATCGGCGTGCAGACACTTGTCGACCGCCTTCAGGCCGTCACGTTGCGGTCCCCCGTCGAATACAAAGTTGGCGGAACCATTGCTGGCCCAGAAAAAGTGGAGATTGAGTTTCAGCCGAGGACCGCACAATGA
- a CDS encoding epoxide hydrolase family protein, with the protein MTIDLSRVEKFDITIGQDVLDDLKRRLDDTRWPNLQVAAEESSIYGIDQATLARLVERWRGGFDWRAAETELNKYNHYRATVQGQTIHFMHRPSKRSDAIPVIATHGWPWTFWHWSKVVDELSDPTGADADGVPAFDLVIPSYPGFGFSTPLHDPTLTFWRVADLWQELMVDVLGYETYGAVGGDFGAMVTAQMGHKYADSLVAIHVSTPTPLDIFHGERWWDITEGRISPEGASDIERDGLQRYMKKFVAHIAVHMLDPQTLTYGLSDSPVGMLAWIVRRYQLWVDHDNDLESVFSTDDLLTIATIFWATNSIGSSIRTYANTAHYRWQPSHDRVPAIEAPAGITFLGFENPPGVTAQQRADAYRSAASKRSPSDRSARWYNLVNVKAHEHGGHFAPWENPEGWIVDMRETFALAQKAKSNG; encoded by the coding sequence ATGACAATCGATCTTTCACGGGTTGAGAAGTTTGACATCACCATCGGTCAAGACGTTCTTGATGACTTGAAACGCCGCCTCGACGATACCCGTTGGCCCAATCTCCAGGTGGCGGCCGAAGAAAGCTCGATTTACGGCATAGACCAGGCCACGCTCGCGCGACTTGTGGAGCGGTGGCGAGGCGGGTTCGACTGGCGCGCGGCTGAGACCGAGCTCAACAAGTACAACCACTATCGCGCCACAGTGCAGGGACAAACCATCCACTTCATGCACCGTCCGTCAAAGCGATCCGATGCAATACCGGTGATCGCGACGCACGGTTGGCCGTGGACTTTCTGGCATTGGAGCAAGGTCGTCGATGAGCTCTCGGACCCAACGGGTGCGGATGCCGACGGCGTTCCAGCGTTCGATCTCGTAATTCCGTCATACCCAGGGTTCGGGTTTTCGACACCGTTGCACGACCCGACGCTCACCTTTTGGCGCGTTGCGGACCTCTGGCAAGAACTCATGGTTGATGTCCTCGGCTACGAAACATACGGCGCTGTGGGCGGCGACTTCGGCGCCATGGTCACTGCACAGATGGGGCACAAATATGCGGACTCTCTCGTAGCAATCCACGTCAGCACGCCAACACCGTTGGATATTTTTCACGGTGAGCGATGGTGGGACATCACTGAGGGTCGGATATCACCCGAGGGCGCAAGCGACATTGAGCGCGACGGCCTGCAACGATACATGAAGAAGTTTGTCGCACATATCGCGGTCCACATGCTGGACCCGCAGACGCTCACGTACGGACTCTCTGACTCTCCCGTAGGAATGCTTGCCTGGATCGTCCGTCGCTACCAGCTCTGGGTTGATCACGACAATGACCTTGAGTCCGTATTCTCGACCGATGACCTCCTGACAATCGCAACGATCTTCTGGGCGACCAACTCCATCGGCTCAAGCATTCGCACATACGCGAACACCGCACACTATCGCTGGCAACCCTCACACGACCGCGTTCCCGCGATTGAAGCACCGGCCGGAATCACATTCCTTGGGTTTGAGAATCCACCTGGCGTCACCGCCCAGCAACGCGCTGACGCATATCGTTCGGCCGCGTCTAAACGCAGCCCGAGCGACCGCAGCGCTCGCTGGTACAACCTAGTCAACGTAAAAGCCCATGAACACGGCGGCCATTTCGCGCCGTGGGAGAACCCCGAGGGCTGGATTGTCGATATGCGCGAGACATTCGCGCTCGCGCAGAAAGCAAAGTCGAATGGGTAA
- a CDS encoding 2Fe-2S iron-sulfur cluster-binding protein → MGNITFLDEHGEESLTADMSMDDTVMEVGRREGVRGIIAECGGVMSCGTCHVWLEPDVNEKFEPKEDVEDEVLAELHGYCENSRLGCQLYLVEDADVVVQVPERL, encoded by the coding sequence ATGGGTAACATCACATTTCTCGATGAGCACGGAGAAGAGTCGCTGACCGCTGATATGTCGATGGATGACACCGTCATGGAAGTTGGTCGCCGTGAGGGTGTGCGCGGCATCATCGCTGAGTGCGGTGGTGTGATGTCGTGCGGCACGTGCCACGTCTGGCTCGAGCCAGACGTCAACGAGAAGTTCGAACCAAAGGAAGACGTCGAAGACGAGGTTCTGGCTGAATTGCATGGGTACTGCGAAAACAGCAGACTGGGCTGCCAGCTCTACCTCGTGGAAGATGCAGATGTCGTGGTGCAGGTTCCGGAACGGTTGTGA
- a CDS encoding NAD(P)/FAD-dependent oxidoreductase gives MTNHRAVDVLIVGGGQAGSDVAFALRESNYPGSILIVGAEPHLPYQRPPLSKTFLSSEAAPDSLVLRGTGAYERGNIGVELGRAVANIDLGARCAQLDDEQTITFENVVLAQGGTPRQLTVPPDVQSRTHYLRSAADGERLRAELDAAQRVVVIGGGFIGLELAASARKRSKTVTVIEMTDRLLGRVVHPVISNAYADIHRRRGVDVILSANIASMTSVASGSVLITLGDGRELEADLIVVGIGLDPDTSLAAALGLEIERGVVCNEDGRTSHPIVFAAGDCSSVRDAHGRISRIESVHNATEQAKSVAATIAGAARRPRQTPWFWSDQYDVKLQIVGATGAEVEAEIDGDIDAESFVIRHCQNGELVGLTAVNRPRDFMAARRQLDAQKTLA, from the coding sequence ATGACAAATCATCGTGCGGTTGATGTTCTGATCGTCGGTGGCGGTCAGGCAGGCTCTGACGTTGCTTTTGCCCTCCGTGAGAGCAACTACCCCGGCAGCATTTTGATCGTCGGGGCGGAACCACACCTGCCGTACCAGCGACCACCGCTTTCCAAGACATTTCTCTCGAGCGAGGCAGCACCGGACTCCCTGGTGTTGCGGGGAACCGGTGCATACGAGCGCGGAAACATTGGGGTCGAGCTCGGAAGAGCAGTGGCAAACATTGATCTTGGTGCACGGTGCGCGCAACTTGACGATGAGCAAACCATCACCTTCGAGAATGTCGTGCTTGCCCAGGGCGGAACCCCTCGCCAGTTGACGGTGCCGCCCGACGTACAGTCCAGGACGCATTACCTTCGTTCAGCTGCCGACGGCGAGCGGCTGCGCGCCGAGCTCGACGCCGCACAGCGTGTCGTGGTGATTGGGGGCGGCTTCATCGGACTCGAGCTGGCGGCATCTGCACGGAAGCGCAGCAAAACGGTCACCGTGATCGAAATGACCGATCGCTTACTCGGCCGCGTCGTGCACCCGGTGATATCGAACGCTTATGCCGACATTCACCGTCGCCGTGGCGTCGATGTGATTCTGAGCGCAAATATTGCCTCGATGACGTCAGTGGCATCTGGATCCGTTCTCATCACGCTGGGCGATGGTCGTGAGCTAGAAGCTGACCTGATCGTGGTGGGCATCGGGTTGGATCCTGACACGTCACTCGCGGCAGCACTAGGACTCGAAATCGAACGCGGCGTGGTCTGCAACGAGGATGGCCGCACGAGTCACCCCATCGTGTTTGCCGCCGGTGACTGCTCCTCAGTTCGCGACGCGCACGGCAGGATCAGCCGCATCGAGTCGGTGCATAACGCGACTGAACAAGCGAAGTCGGTCGCGGCAACAATCGCTGGCGCGGCGCGACGGCCGCGGCAGACTCCCTGGTTCTGGTCGGACCAATACGACGTCAAGCTACAAATTGTCGGGGCAACCGGCGCTGAGGTTGAAGCAGAAATCGATGGCGACATCGACGCCGAATCATTTGTCATAAGACATTGCCAGAATGGTGAGCTGGTCGGCCTTACCGCGGTGAACCGCCCGCGCGACTTCATGGCAGCGAGACGCCAACTCGACGCGCAGAAGACGCTCGCATAA